GAGATAAGCGTGTGGGTCCGTGCTCGGGAGATCCTTTCCGGCCTCGGACCAATCCCAGCTCAGCTTCGTGCCCTCGGTCACGGACATCGACGGGATGTGGCAGGCCTGGCAGGCGACCCGGGCGGTGTGTCGGTTGAGCTGGCTATCGTGATGAGGCTGCGCCGCGTGGCAGTCGCCGCAGCTGACCTGGTGGGCGCTCTCGACGCTGACCGACATCGCGCGTCCGCGCAGCCGATGGTTCTGGGTGCGGTGGCAGTCGACGCACTGCAACTCCAAGCGACCCATATGCACATCGACCCCTTCGCTGGGAAAGAGCAGGCTGCGGTCCATGTCGCCGTGCTTGACCGCGTCGCCGCCGCCGCCCATGAAGTGGCAGGCACCGCAGTTGGCGCGTCGCGGCCGGCCCACCGAGCGCGCCACCGCCAGCAGATCGACGCTCGGATCGGGCAAGCCGGCGCCCTTTGCCTGCTTGCTGTAGGTGCCGCTCTGGTCGTGACAGACGAGGCAATCGACCAGGCTCGGGTTGTTGAAGTCGAAGTCCGGTCCGTTCCAGCCGAAGCCGGCATGGCAGCTCGTGCAGGCGCCCCAGTTGGAGCTGATGCCGATGCAGAAGTTGTTGATCGCGTTCTTCTTGCCGATGCGATGCAGGCCCCGATGCCCGGGAACCGAGACCGGGTCGCCCTGCCAGGTCCAGTGCACCGTGCTCATCAGCTCGCGCGCCGCCCTCGGGTGGCACTCGAGGCAGGCGCGCGTCACCGCCGGCCCGTCCCGAAAGGGCGTGTCGAAAAACGTGCTGTGACTGACGGGCGGCGGCCGCAGCGGCAGTTGTGCGAGCCCAAGGCCAGCGGTTGGGTTGCGCTCGCAGCCGGCGGCGTAGCAGACGAAGCAGGCGGCGCCGACCACGAGCGCGCCCGCGCGAAAGGAACGCGGGCGGCCATCGCGTCGCGCGAGCTCGCCGCGCCGAGTACGGGTGCTCTTCACGATCAGCCCATGCGGGTCCACGTTGGGCGCTGCCTACGATCAGCCCTCGGTCTCGTTCGGTCGCTCGACGCGCACGGCCTTCGGTTTCCCGAGGCGCGAGACTCCGACGCGCACCCGCACCGGGTCGCCGACCTTGGGCTCGTAGGTGCAATTGAAGGCATCGAAGGGGATCTGGCGACCATCCTCGAGCTCGACGGTGCCAAAGCCCTGTTCGCGGGCGAAGCTGAGCACCTTTCCGGGAAATAGCTCATCAGACACGAAGCACCTCCGTCGGCTGAGGAGGAGGGGATCCGCACCCACGCCTCCCCAGCAAAGCACCTGAGGCAGTACGCCTCCGCATTCCATTCATACCTGCAAGGTCCGCGCGCCACAACTCCGCCGCGCGCCCTCTGCCGGGAGCCCGCCGCAGATCGTGCCCGACCCCAACGACGGGGCCGGCCAAGGCGCGGTGCCCTGTTCGTCACCGTCCAAGGGGGGGAAGAGGGCCTCAGGTAACTCGGGCGCGAGTGGCCGCAGCTCAGGCCTTCAGCCGCCAGCCGGTCTTGAAGATCCACCACACCGCGGTGAGGCACGCGCCGAGGAAGCCGAGGATCGCCACGAGGCTGATCCCGATGCGCACGTCAGAGATGCCGTAGAAGCTCCAGCGGAACCCGCTGATCAGATAAACCACGGGATTGAAGAGCGTCACCTTCCTCCACAGCGGGGGCAGCATGTTGATCGAATAGAACGCGCCACCAAGGAAGGTCAGCGGGGTAATCACCATCAGCGGCATGACCTGGAGCTGCTGGAAGTTCTCCGCCCAGAGGCCAACAATGAAGCCCAGGAGGCTGAACGAGATCGCCGTCAGCAGCAGGAACGCGATCATCCAGAGTGGGTGGGCGAGCTCGTAGGGCACGAAGACGCGCGGTGAGCAGGATCAGGGTGCCCAGGATGACCGACTTGGTGGCTGCGGCGCCCACGTAGCCGAGCACGACCTCGACGAAGGAGACCGGAGCGGAGAGGAGCTCGTAGATGGTGCCCGACCATTTGGGCAGGTAGATGCCGAAGGACGCGTTCGAGATGCTCTCGCCGAGCAGCGAGAGCATGACCAGGCCTGGAATGATGAAGGCGGCATAGCTGACGCCGTCGATCGCGCCGACCCTCGATCCAATGGCCCCGCCGAAGACCACGAAGTAGAGCGCCGTCGAGAGCACCGGCGACGCAATGCTCTGCATCAGCGTGCGAAAGGTGCGCGCCATCTCGAAGCGGTAGATCGCGCGGATGCCGTACCAATTCATGCTGGCTGCTCCGCCGGCTCGTGCACGAGGCTGACGAAGATGTCCTGAAGCGAACTCTGGCTGGTATGGAGGTCTTTGAAGTCGATGTCGAGCGCGCGCAGTCGCTCCAGCAGCGAGGCGATGCCCGTCTCCTCTCGTTGCGCGTCGAAAGCATAGACCAGCGCGCGATTGGCATCGGCGAGCTCGAGCGCGAAGTCCGAGAGCTCGGCCGGGAGCTGGTCGAGCGGCGCTCGCAGGGTCAGCTTGAGTTGCTTCTTGCCGAGCTTGGCCATCAGCGTGTTCTTGTCCTCGACGAGGATCAGCTCGCCCTTGTGGATCACGCCGATGCGGTCAGCCATCGCTTCGGCCTCCTCGATATAGTGCGTCGTCAGGATGATCGTGACGCCCTGTTCTCGGAGGCGGCCCACCATCGTCCACATGTCGCGTCGTAGGTTGACGTCGACGCCGGCCGTCGGCTCATCGAGAAACAGGATTCGCGGCTCGTGGGCCAGGGCCTTGGCGATCAAGACCCGTCGCTTCATGCCACCCGACAGCGTCATGATCTTGCTGTCTCTCTTTTCCCACAGCGAGAGCTCCCGCAGCACCCGCTCGAGGTAGGCGGGGTCCGGGGCCTTGCCGAAGAGGCCGCGGCTGAAGTTGACCGTGGCCCAGACGTTCTCGAACGCGTCGGTCGAGAGCTCTTGCGGCACCAGGCCAAGCTTGGAGCGCGCGGCCCGGAAGTCGCGGATGATGTCGTGGCCGTCCGCGTTGACCGTGCCGCTGCTAGGGTTGACGATGCCGCAGACGATGCTGATCAGCGTCGTCTTGCCAGCGCCGTTTGGGCCCAGCAGCGCAAAGATCTCCCCACGCCGAATCTCGAGGTCGAGCGCCTTCAGCGCGCGGAAGCCGGACGCGTAGGTCTTGCTCAGCTGACGAATGCAAACGATCGGATCCACGCGAGCTCCGGCGGCAAGGGCGCAGCGTAGGGGAGGCATAGCCCCGGACGCTGGCGAAGGCGAGCGCTCGCGCCGATCGCGCCGAGCGCGCCGAGCGCGCCGAGCGGCTGGTGCGTCAGGGCCAGAGCGCTGGGACCGGGTCAGGCAAATACCTGGCGGAGGAGGAGGGATTCGAACCCCCGGTGAGTTGCCCCACAACGGTTTTCAAGACCGCCGCCTTCGACCACTCGGCCACTCCCCCGCGGGGGGCTGATTGTGCCGGTCTCCGCGGCTGGCAGCAAGCCTGCCGTGCGCTTGAGCTCGCTCCCTTCGCTCAGCGGCGATCCTCGAGCAGGACGTGCATCGAGCGATGCAGCACCTCCTCCAGTCCATCGAGGTCGGTGCCGTAGCGGCCGCGGATCCAACCCTGCTGATCCACCAGCACCAGGCCCGCGCTATGGGCGATGTCGATCAACCCGCTGCCCTCTGGCACCGGCTGGCCCATGTGGGTCTGGAAGCCAGTGCCGACGAGCGAGCGGATGGCCTGCTCGGTGCCGGTGAGGAAGGTCCAGCGGCTCGCGTCGGCGCCGTAGCGCGCGGCGTAGGCCCGGAGGCGCTCGGGCCTGTCGTGCTCGGGATCGACCGAGATGCTGACCAGGCGCACGTCGACGGCATAGCGATCGTACTGCTGCTGCAGCCGATGAAGGGCTTGCATGAGCTTGGGGCAGACGGAGGGGCAGCGCGTGAAGAAGAAGCTGGCGACGTAAACGTGTCCACGCAGCGCGCTGCTGCCGAAGCGCCGACCTTGCTGATCCAGTAGCGTGAAGGCCGGGAGCTGAGCCAGGCGCGGCGGTGGCGGGGGCACGCGTCGCAGCAGCGGGCGCAGCGCCGGCAAGGTGAGCAGAGCGATGACGGCCGCCCAGAGCCAGGGGTTGCGGTACCACGGGGCGCGATGCGCGGGGTCGAGCGTAGGGGTCGACGGGTTCGCGGCTGAGGTCGGCGCCGTCGCCGCGGGCGCTGGGATCATGTCTGGGACCCCGCCGGGCGGCGCCCGGTGGCCCAGACGGCCCAGGCCAGCCCCGCGATGGTCATCCCGCCGAGCACGAGGCAGCTCGTGAGCAGGCCGATCGGCGAGCCGACGCCGCCGAGGGTCAGCCGCACCGCGGCGACGATATAGGTCAGCGGATTGAGGCGCATCACCACCCCGAGCCAACCGTCGGGCACGGGAAACATCGCGCCCGAGATCACCCAGAGTGGGAGGAGCACGACGCTCATCAGCGCGTGATAGCCCTGCGACGAGTTGAGCAGCCAGGCCATCGCGAAGTTGATCGCCGTCAGCCCGGCACTGCCGAGGACGAGGACCGCGGCCAGCGGCAGCCAGCGCACCTCTGCCCACGGATAACCGGCGAGCGGCGCCAGCAGCAGCAGCAGCGCGGCCTGGATCAGCGCCAGCGAGGTGACGCCGGCGGTCTTGCCCAGGACCGTCGCGGCGCGCGATCCGGGCGCGACGAGCACGCCCTGCAAGAAGCCGGACTGGCGATCTTCGATGACCGAGATGGTCGCGAAGATCGTCGTGAAGAGCAGCACCATGACGATCGTGCCGGGGAAGAAATAGACCAAGTAGCTTGCGCCACCATGCTGGGGCGCGCGGAAGCTGCCCGAGAGGCCGCTGCCGAGCAGGAGCCAGAAGAGCAGCGGTTGCAGCACTACCCCGAGCCAGCGCGAGCGCTCGCGCAGCAGGTGCAGCATGTCACGCCGCCACAGCGTGCTGATCACGCTGAGCTCCTCCGCGAGGCAGCTCCGCGCCTCGGGGCTGGCGCCGCTCGGGGCGAGGGCGCTCGTCATGCCGGCCGCGGATGGTTGACTCGTTGCTTGCTCAGACATGTCTCCCCCCAACTAGGCCGCCCTTATAGCGCGCTCGCCGCCACCTGTGCACCTGCGCCTCGGGGCGGCATAGGCTAGAGTCCGCGCCGTGGAACTCGTCGTCACCGGCCCCATCAAGCTCGAAGCCGTGCTCGCAGCCGAGCTGCGCGCCTTCGGCGCGAGCAGCGTCCGCGAGCTCGAGGGCGCAGTGGCGGCGACGGGTGGGCTCGAGCTGGCCTACCGCGCCTGTCTCTGGTCACGCGTGGCCAGCCGCGTGCTCGTGCCCGTGGCGCGCTATCGCGCCGAGAACGCCGAGGCGATCTATCAGGGCGCGCGGCGGGTGCCGTGGGTCGAGCACCTCTCGGTCGACGCCACGCTCGCGCTCGATGTCGACGGCAATACCGCCACGAACGTCGATAACACGCGCTTCGCGATGCTGCGGGTCAAGGACGCGATCGTCGACGAGCTGCGCCAGCGCACGGGGCGACGTCCGACGATCGATGCGCGCGACGCTGCCCTGCGGGTTCACGTCTACCTGCGCGGCGACGAGGTCCAGCTCGGCATCGACCTGGCGGGGCGAGGGCTGCACCGGCGCGGCTATCGGGAGTCCGTCGCTGCACCGCTGAAGGAGAACGTCGCTGCGGCGCTCTTGCTCTTGGCCGAGTGGCCGGCGCTGGCAGCCGAGGGCGGCTGGCTGGTCGATCCGATGACGGGGTCGGCGACGCTGCCGATCGAGGCGGCGCTGATGGCCTGCGATGTGGCACCGGGGCTGCTCAGTCAGCCGCGGGGCTTCCTCGCCTGGCGTGGCCACGACCCTGCCCTCTGGCAGCGCCTGCAGCGCGAAGCGCGGGGGCGCGACCTGCGCGAGCGCCTGCGCGGCGATGGACGCGGGCGGCGTTGGAGATTGACGGGCCTCGACCGCGATCCCGGCGCGCTGCGCGCCGCACGCCGCGCTGTCGAGAGCGCTGGCCTGCAGCAGCTGGTGCACCTCGAGCGACGGGGGGTCGATGAACTCGCGACCTGGCCGGCAGGGGAGGCGAGCGGTCGCGCGACGCTGCTGGTCTGCAACCCGCCCTATGGGGAGCGACTGGGTGAGGCGGCGGCGCTCAAGGGACTCTACCTGGCCTTCAGTCGGCTCTTGCACCAACGCTTCTCCGGCGCCACCGCCTGGGTCCTGAGCAGTGATGCCAAGCTCACACGCTGCCTCGGGCTGAAGGCGACGCGCAGCCAACCGGTGAGCAACGGCGGAATTGCCTGCCGTTGGCTGTGCTACCCGATCGCCCGGTCGCCTGCGCCTGCCGCGACACTCGCGCCCTCGGCGCTGTCCGCGCCAGCGGAGACGCCGACGCCCGCCGACGCGCCTGCGCCGCGCGCCCTGGGGGAAGCGGGCGGACCGACCTTGCTGCGCCTGGCGCATAGCGCCCAGGCGGAGGCCTTCGCCAACCGCTTGCGCAAGATGGCACGCCACTGGCGGCGCTGGGCGAAGCGCAGCGGGGTGCAATGCTATCGCGTCTACGACGCCGACATCCCCGAGTATGCAGCGGTCATCGACGTCTACGAGCAGTGGGTGCATCTGCAGGAGTACGCACCGCCGGCGACGGTCTCGCCGGAGCGAGCCGAGGAGCGGCTGCACGACATGGCGCTGCTGACGGCGGAGGTGCTGCAAGTCGGCGCCCAGGATCTCTTCGTCAAGGTGCGGGAGCGCCAGCGTGGGGGCGGTCAGTACACGCGACTGGCGCGCAGTGGAGCGTTCCACGTCGTGCGCGAGGGCGGCCACAGATTCTGGGTCAACCTGGCCGATCGGCTCGACACGGGGCTCTTCCTCGATCAGCGGCAGGTGCGCGCGTTGGTTGCGCAGGAGAGCGCCGGCAAGCGCGTGCTCAACGCCTTCTGCTACACGGCGGCGACGACGGTCTATGCGGCCAAGGGCGGCGCAGTGGAGTCCGTGTCGGTCGACCTCTCAGCGACCTATCTCGATTGGGCCCGACGCAACTTCGTGCTCAATGGCGTCGACGAGGGGCGGCATCGCCTCGAGCGCGCTGACTGTCGCGAGTGGCTGGCACACGATCGTCAGCGCTACGATCTGATCTACCTCGACCCACCGACCTTCTCGCGCTCGAAACGGATGAGCGGGGATTTCGATGTTCAGCGCGACCAGCTGCCGCTGATCGCCGCGGCGCGTGCCCGGCTGGCGCCGGGTGACGTGCTGATCTTCGCGACCAACGCGCGTCGCTTCCGCCTGGAACCCGAGGCCGTCGCCGGCGCCGATTGTCGCGAGCTCACGGCCGCCACGCTGCCGCCTGACTTCGCGCGCAGCCCGCGACTGCGCCAGGTGTGGCGCATCGGACCGGCCCGCTGAGCGCCGCGCGCGGGACGCGATCGGGGCGCTTCGTCAGCGGGATGGCGGGTCGCCTGGCAGCGCGCGCTCGCCGAGCAAGGCCCCGTAGCCCTCGCGAAAGGTCGGATAGCGGAGCGCGTAGCCTGAGGCGAGCAGTCGGCGATTGCTGCAGCGCTTGTTTTGGCCGCTGCTATGGGCCGTCTCCGAGGGGGTCGCTTCGCTCGTCGGTGGCGATGCAACGCCGAGCTGCTTTGCGATCCACGCCAGCACCTCATTCTGCGGTGCTGGGTCGCTGTCCGTGCCGAGATAGAGCGGCTGTGGGTCGGCGAGCGTCAGCAGATGCGCGAGCAAGCCCGCGCAGTCATCGCGGTGAATCCGGTTGGTGAAGCTCGGTGGGCCCCCGTGAAGGCGCGCGGCGCCGCTGCGGACCTGATCGACCAGCCGCGTGCGTCCCGGGCCGTAAATGCCAGTCAGTCGCACGGTCGTGCCCGGGAAGGACGCGTTGGCCAGCAAGGTCTCGCCGGCCAGCAGGTGCCGGCTGGCTGCTCGCGCGGGCTCGGCGGGGCTCTCCTCGTCGACCCACTCGCCCTCGTGCTGCCCGTAGACGCTGGTGCTCGAGACGAAGATCACGCGCCGTGGGCGCTGGCGTTGGGCTCGCAGCGCGTCGAGCAGATGCGCCAAGCCGTCGCGGTAGGTCGCCGCGTAGGCAGCGTCGTCGCCGCGATCCGCCGCGGCGGCGTAGACCACCGCGTCGAGGGCGGGCGGCAGCGCGCCCAGGGTGCTGGGTCGCGCGAGGTCGGCCTGCAGAGGTTGGATACCCGCGGGTAGGGCGGCGGGCTGGCGGCGCAGGCCCCAGACCTGATGGCCCGCGGCGGCGAGGCGGCAGCCGAGCTCGGTGCCGACATAGCCGCAGCCAGCGATCAGCACCCGCCAGCAGGCGCTTGGGCTGTAGCGTGTGCCGGTCTCAGGCATGGGATTGGCCGTCGCTGGGGTCGAGCTCGATCTGCAAGGCCAGCTCCTCGCCGAGGCGCTCGAGCTGCACCGCGAGCGTCTCCACCGCCGCGTCCGCGGGCAGCTCCACCTCGGCATCCAGGTTGAAGACCGGCGTCCCGCTGAAGGCCGCATGGGTGAGGCGCGACTCGAGCGAGGCGATGTTGGCGCCATGCCCGGCGATGAGATCGCCGATGCGGTGGACGATGCCGGGCTGGTCCGCGCCGGCCAGCCGCACGCGATAGCGGCGTCGCGGGAGGGCGGTCGCTACGGCCCGCGTATCCTTGAGGGCGATGCGGAACTCGAGCTTCTCGGCCAGCGCTGCGGTGGCCTGCTCGGCTCGCAGGACAGCCTCGGCGGCGCCGCTGAAGAGCAGGATCAAGGCGAACTCCCCCGCCAAGACCGCCATGCGGCTGTCCTCGAGGTTGCAGCCGGCGGCGTGGATCGCGCCGGAGAAGGCCTTGACGATGCCCGGGCGGTCGGAGCCCACGGCGGTGAGGACGACGTGACGCTGGTTCATCTCTTGCCTCGCGCCGCCACTCTGCCAAATTCCACGGCTGCTGGCGAGCCGGGGAGGGCGGTGCGGGCGAGCGCGGCCGCTCACGCGCACTGGCTCGCCTGCGGCGGCTTGGTGTAAGCAAGGGACGAGTCTTGCTGTCGTCTACTGGCGCGTTGCAGGCGCGCTCGGCGCGCGCGAGGAGCGGGTGAGGGACATGGTTGGGAGTGAGCGGCGGCCGATGGTGATCGCGATCGCGGGTGGCACCGGTTCGGGCAAGACGACGGTAGCCCGCGAGCTGGCGGCGGCCTTGCCGGCAGGGAGCGCGGTGATCCTGGATCACGATGCGTACTATCGCGATCAGCGGACGCTGCCCCTGGCCGAGCGCGCCCAGCTCAACTTCGATCATCCCGATGCGCTGGAGACAGAGCTCCTGGTGACCCACGTCGAGACGCTGCGGCAGCGTCAGCCGGCGGAGCTGCCGGTCTACGACTTCAAGACCCATCGCCGGCGCGCGGAGACGCGCCGCGTCGAACCGGCGGCCGTGGTGATCGTCGAGGGCATCCTCGTGCTGGCGCACGAAGCGCTCCGCGCCCTCTGCGACCTCAAGGTCTTCGTCGACACCGATGCCGACCTCCGCGTGATGCGGCGCGTGCGGCGCGACATGGAGGAGCGCGGGCGCAGCTTCGCGAGCATTCGCGAGCAGTACTATGGCACCGTGCGCCCGATGCATTTGCAGTTCGTCGAGCCCTCCAAGCGCTGGGCGGATCTGATCATTCCCGAGGGCGGTCGCAACGCCGTCGCGCTCGACACGATCGTCGGCAAGCTGCTACATGTCCTCGGCGGATGAGCCCCCCGCGCGCTGGCCTCGGCGCCAGCGGCGGCGAGGGATGATGCGAGCGCGATGGATGCCAGCGAGCGCGATGGATGCCAGCGAGCGCGATGGATGCCAGCGAGCGCGATGGATGATGCGGCAGAGCAGCAGTAGGGGCGGTTAGCTCAGCGGTAGAGCGCCTGGTTTACACCCAGGTGGTCGGGGGTTCGAACCCCTCACCGCCCACCAGCAGCGGTGCCCCAGCAGTGGTGCCGCCAGTGGCGGCGCAGCGGCGCGCGCTGCGCGGACGCGCGTGTCCTGCCGCCAACGGTGTCCTGCTAGGAACCGAAGGCAAAGCGCAAATAGCCCAGCGCCTGGAAATCCCAGCCGGCCGAGTTCAGGTCGGTCTCGGTCGGATCGTCGTCTGCCCCGCCGAAGAAGTAGTGGTAGCCGAGCTGCGGCGTCACGCCGAGCGAGAGGACGCGCCAGAAAGAATAGCGTAGACCGATCCCGCCGCGTCCCCCCACGCCGCGCGTATTGACGCGTTGGCTGTCGACCAGCTTGCCGTCGAAATCGTGCGTCTGGGCCTCGAGCGAGCCGAGATAGAAGGTGCCGACCAGGCGCATCACGACGCTGAGCCCGTGGCCGATATCGATCGAGCCATCACCGCCGAGGTTGAGCCCGATCAGATGCGCGTCGGCATCGCCGTCGAAGAAGCGCAGGTAGTCGAGATAGGCGCTGATGAAGAGCAGTCGCGCACCGACCTCGAAGCCTCCGGCCGGGCCTCCGGCCCAGCGGTAGAAGTCGCGGCCGGTCTTCCCATTGCCAGTGGCGGCGCCGACGAGGCCCGAGCCCCAGAACTCGAGCACGCGCGCCCCCGCGACGCTGGGTGCGATCAAGAGCATGCCCGCGAGGAGCGCGGCGCAGGCCGTCCGCGAGCGGCGATCGAGGCAAGCAGTGCTGCACGGGCGGTGTTTCATGTCAGTCGACCTCCAAGCAAAGCCGTGATCCGCGCCGCGTCGAACCCCTCGATCAGGGTGCCACCGACGTCGAGCACGGGCACGCCCGACGGCGAGATGCCTTGGCGCTGGGCCTTGGTCATCAGCTCAGCGCTGGCCGCGGGGTCGCGCTCGATGTCACGTTCGACAAAAGCCACGCCATGCGCCGTCAGCCAGGCGCGAGCCGCGCGGCAGGCGGGGCACCACGAGGTCGCGTAGAGCACGACGCGAGGCTTGCTCGGAGGCTTGCCCGGCGCCGGCGTGCCCGTGGCCGCGCTGCCGGTCGTCGGCGTGCCCGTGGCCTCGGCGCCGCCGAGCGCCCGCCGCGGCGCGAGCTGCTCGAAGGTCGCCCGTGGCAGCACGACATAGGGATAGCTGGCGTCGGCTCGCGCGGCGCGAAGATCGGCGACGTAGACGAGTTGATGGTCCTGGCGCTGACCTGGGCGCAGCGCCAGATCGACGACGCGGACCCAGTCTCGGCTGGCCACGGGAACGTCGGCCAGCCGGGTCGTCGACGCGAAGGCACCCTGCGCCGCGGCGAAATAGGTGAACAGCAGCTTGCGATCGGCCTTGATTGCCAAGCGCGGCAGGGATGAGGCCTGCGGCGCCGTGGCTGGGGCGGGCGGGGTTGGCTCCCGGCAGCCGACCAGCGCCGCGAGCATGCTCAGGGCTAGGGGCAGCCCGAAGCCGACCTGTCGGTGGGCCGTGAGGGCGATAGGCATAGCGGCGAGCTTATAGCACCGGCGACCTCAGCGCACCTGCCGTAGCAGCGCCAGCAGGCGGCTGGGATCGAGTCCCTCGCCGCCGCGCGCCGCCTCGTGGCCGTCGCTGCCGAGCAGGACGAGCTGCGGCAGCTCGTGGGCGCGGTACTTGGCTTGCAGCGCGCGGTCGAGGGCGGTGTCGCGTGAGACGTCGACCTTCAGCAGCACGAAGCGGCTGAGCGCGCGTCGCACGGCCGGATGCGTGAGTACGCGGCTCTCCAGCAGCCGGCAGGGGCGACACCACGAGGCCGAGAAGTCGATCAATATCGGTCGCCGGCGGCGCGTGGCCTGCGTCAGCGCGGCGCTCTCGTCGTGCAACCAGGGCAGCTTGACGGGTGGTGTCAGCACGAAGTTCAAGAGGCCCAGCAGCGCCAGACTCGCCAGCAGGATGCCGGTGGTCTTGCGCACCACGCGCCAGAGCGGCGCCGCGCGGAACTCGCGCTGGAGCTGGGCCAGGAGCAGGCCGCCCAGAGCGAGGGCTGCGTTGAAGGCGGCGAAGTGCCACGCGCTCGAGGTGTAGCGCGCCAGCGGGGTGACGAGGTCCTGCAGGTAGTAGAGCGCCGTCGTGACCAGGGCCACGCCGAAGATCCCGCTGACGAAACGCATCCAGGGGCCGGCCTTCGGGAGACTGACGGCGAAGGTCGCGAGCAACCAGAAGAGCACGCCGATGCCGCTGGCATAGCTGAAGAGCAGACTGGCGCCGAGGGCGACGTTGCGGGTGCTGGCGACGTAGGCCAGCAGGCCAGCGAGCACCGGGCCGGTGCAGGGCGCGATGATCACACCGCCGACCAACCCCATGGCGAAGGCGCCACGCTTGCCCCGTCCTCCGACCAACGCCATGCGACTCGTCAGCCAGTGCGGCAGGTGGATCTCCCAGAGGCCAAACATCGACGCGGCGAGCGCCAGCAGCAGCGCGCAGAGCGGCAGCACCACCCAGGGCGACGCCAGCAGACTGCCGGCCGCCCAGCCGCCGAGGGCAGCCAGCACGCCCATGGTCGTATACATCGCCGCGATGCCCATCACGTAGCAGGTGGCCAACCAGAAGGCCGCCCGGCGCGTCGGCGCGCGGCGCGCGCCAAAGATGCTGACGGTGATCGGTATCATCGGGTAGACGCAGGGCGTCAGGCTCGTCGCCACGCCGGCGCCGAAGACGCTGAGCAGCGCCCAGCCGGTGCCCCGCGCCAGGGCTTCTTCGAAGGAACCCATCGGCGCTACTCGCTCGCGCCGGCCAGGCGGTAGACGGCGACCTGCTTCGGCGCCAGCGCCAGGCGTGTCTGGCCCGCGTGCAGCGCCGGCGCGCCGATGGTCAGCGCGCCGCCGCCGGGGCTGTCGATCAGCGGCGCGCGCGCCTCCCAGCTCCGATTGAGCACCCACAGCAGGGGAGCTCCGTCCGTGGTTTCCACCTCGCGCAGCTGTACCAACGGGTCGCTGGAGCGCAGCGTCGGCTGGAGCCCCGCGGCGGCCGCCAGCAGGCCGTAGAGCGCTTCGCTCTGGTCCCGCGCGTTGATGTCGGACTGCTCGGCCAGGTAGTACTCGAGCGGACAGTGCAGCAGCAGCATTTGGCCTGCGCCGTGGCGCTTTCGCGTCAGCGCCGGCCGACCCCGCTGGTCGTGGGCGAGCACCACCGTGCCATGGCCGGAGAGCGGCTCGATCGGCAACACGGCCCGCGGATAGGGCCGCGCGCCGACCTTGGTCGCGAGCGCCAGCGCGAGGCCGTCGCCGCGCAGCAGGAGCTCGTCGTCGGGCAGGTCGAAGC
The Pseudomonadota bacterium DNA segment above includes these coding regions:
- a CDS encoding ABC transporter ATP-binding protein; this encodes MDPIVCIRQLSKTYASGFRALKALDLEIRRGEIFALLGPNGAGKTTLISIVCGIVNPSSGTVNADGHDIIRDFRAARSKLGLVPQELSTDAFENVWATVNFSRGLFGKAPDPAYLERVLRELSLWEKRDSKIMTLSGGMKRRVLIAKALAHEPRILFLDEPTAGVDVNLRRDMWTMVGRLREQGVTIILTTHYIEEAEAMADRIGVIHKGELILVEDKNTLMAKLGKKQLKLTLRAPLDQLPAELSDFALELADANRALVYAFDAQREETGIASLLERLRALDIDFKDLHTSQSSLQDIFVSLVHEPAEQPA
- a CDS encoding SCO family protein, with amino-acid sequence MIPAPAATAPTSAANPSTPTLDPAHRAPWYRNPWLWAAVIALLTLPALRPLLRRVPPPPPRLAQLPAFTLLDQQGRRFGSSALRGHVYVASFFFTRCPSVCPKLMQALHRLQQQYDRYAVDVRLVSISVDPEHDRPERLRAYAARYGADASRWTFLTGTEQAIRSLVGTGFQTHMGQPVPEGSGLIDIAHSAGLVLVDQQGWIRGRYGTDLDGLEEVLHRSMHVLLEDRR
- a CDS encoding ABC transporter permease; amino-acid sequence: MSEQATSQPSAAGMTSALAPSGASPEARSCLAEELSVISTLWRRDMLHLLRERSRWLGVVLQPLLFWLLLGSGLSGSFRAPQHGGASYLVYFFPGTIVMVLLFTTIFATISVIEDRQSGFLQGVLVAPGSRAATVLGKTAGVTSLALIQAALLLLLAPLAGYPWAEVRWLPLAAVLVLGSAGLTAINFAMAWLLNSSQGYHALMSVVLLPLWVISGAMFPVPDGWLGVVMRLNPLTYIVAAVRLTLGGVGSPIGLLTSCLVLGGMTIAGLAWAVWATGRRPAGSQT
- the rlmKL gene encoding bifunctional 23S rRNA (guanine(2069)-N(7))-methyltransferase RlmK/23S rRNA (guanine(2445)-N(2))-methyltransferase RlmL; this encodes MELVVTGPIKLEAVLAAELRAFGASSVRELEGAVAATGGLELAYRACLWSRVASRVLVPVARYRAENAEAIYQGARRVPWVEHLSVDATLALDVDGNTATNVDNTRFAMLRVKDAIVDELRQRTGRRPTIDARDAALRVHVYLRGDEVQLGIDLAGRGLHRRGYRESVAAPLKENVAAALLLLAEWPALAAEGGWLVDPMTGSATLPIEAALMACDVAPGLLSQPRGFLAWRGHDPALWQRLQREARGRDLRERLRGDGRGRRWRLTGLDRDPGALRAARRAVESAGLQQLVHLERRGVDELATWPAGEASGRATLLVCNPPYGERLGEAAALKGLYLAFSRLLHQRFSGATAWVLSSDAKLTRCLGLKATRSQPVSNGGIACRWLCYPIARSPAPAATLAPSALSAPAETPTPADAPAPRALGEAGGPTLLRLAHSAQAEAFANRLRKMARHWRRWAKRSGVQCYRVYDADIPEYAAVIDVYEQWVHLQEYAPPATVSPERAEERLHDMALLTAEVLQVGAQDLFVKVRERQRGGGQYTRLARSGAFHVVREGGHRFWVNLADRLDTGLFLDQRQVRALVAQESAGKRVLNAFCYTAATTVYAAKGGAVESVSVDLSATYLDWARRNFVLNGVDEGRHRLERADCREWLAHDRQRYDLIYLDPPTFSRSKRMSGDFDVQRDQLPLIAAARARLAPGDVLIFATNARRFRLEPEAVAGADCRELTAATLPPDFARSPRLRQVWRIGPAR
- a CDS encoding SDR family oxidoreductase, encoding MPETGTRYSPSACWRVLIAGCGYVGTELGCRLAAAGHQVWGLRRQPAALPAGIQPLQADLARPSTLGALPPALDAVVYAAAADRGDDAAYAATYRDGLAHLLDALRAQRQRPRRVIFVSSTSVYGQHEGEWVDEESPAEPARAASRHLLAGETLLANASFPGTTVRLTGIYGPGRTRLVDQVRSGAARLHGGPPSFTNRIHRDDCAGLLAHLLTLADPQPLYLGTDSDPAPQNEVLAWIAKQLGVASPPTSEATPSETAHSSGQNKRCSNRRLLASGYALRYPTFREGYGALLGERALPGDPPSR
- a CDS encoding ACT domain-containing protein, translated to MNQRHVVLTAVGSDRPGIVKAFSGAIHAAGCNLEDSRMAVLAGEFALILLFSGAAEAVLRAEQATAALAEKLEFRIALKDTRAVATALPRRRYRVRLAGADQPGIVHRIGDLIAGHGANIASLESRLTHAAFSGTPVFNLDAEVELPADAAVETLAVQLERLGEELALQIELDPSDGQSHA
- the udk gene encoding uridine kinase; translation: MVIAIAGGTGSGKTTVARELAAALPAGSAVILDHDAYYRDQRTLPLAERAQLNFDHPDALETELLVTHVETLRQRQPAELPVYDFKTHRRRAETRRVEPAAVVIVEGILVLAHEALRALCDLKVFVDTDADLRVMRRVRRDMEERGRSFASIREQYYGTVRPMHLQFVEPSKRWADLIIPEGGRNAVALDTIVGKLLHVLGG